The Micromonospora siamensis genome contains the following window.
CGCCGGATCGTTGAACAGCAGAATGGATGGGTATCCCTCCGACCGAGGGACGGGGGCGGTACGGTCGCAGAGGTGCGACTGCCGTGCGGATGACCCCGGGTGCGACGGGAGCCCGGCAGGCGGAAAGGGACGACGGGTGTCGACGGGTGCGGTCGAACGATCGTGGTGCGTGGTGGTGCCTCACCACGGCACCGGGGCCCGACTCGCCCGCCACCGGCTCGCCGACGAGCTGGCCGACCTCGTGCCCCCGCCCCTGCTGGCCGACCTGGTGGCAGTCCTGGCCGAGCTGGTCGGCAACGCGGTCCGGCACGCCGATCCGCTGCCCGGCGGGGTCGTCCGGGTCGCCTGGCGACTGCGCCCCGGCCCGACCGGTCCGGCCGTGCAGTTGCGCGTGACCGACGGCGGCAGCGGCGCCGGCCCCCGGATGCGAACGGCCAGCCCGGACGCGATCGACGGGCGTGGCCTGCACATCGTCTCTGGTCTGGCCAGCCGGTGGGGGGTCGACCGGGACGGGCTGGGGCAGAGCGTCTGGGCCGAGTTCGATCCGACCGGCACCGCCCGGCCGGATCTCGTCGCCGCCGGTTGACCAGGGCGGTAGGCGGGTCCTCCCCACCCGGCCCGACGCTGGCATCTAGGCTGTGACGCCGTGAGCAAGCGTCGAAAGAGCCAGCGCGCCGTCGAAGCCACCCCGAAGCGGGAGAAGGTCCGGGACATCTTCGTCCCCCGTCCCTTCGAGGGGCTGGCGGACGAGCCCGAATGGATCGCCCTGCGCGAGTTGGTGCCGGCCGCGTCGGCCCCGCTGCGGCTCGCCCCGCAGCTCGTCGAGGAGTACGGCGACCGGCCGGTCGTGCTGGCCACCGTGCTGCCGATGGCCGCGCCGGCCATGACCAAGGAGGATGGCCGGGTCTTCATCGGGTTGCAGCGCCACCAGCAGTCCGGCGACGTGTCCCGGGACCTGGCCGACGCGCTGATCAGCGCGCTGCGGGTCGAGCCGGGCCAGCCGGTGACCGTGCCGCCGCTGCCCGGCCCTGGCCCCCGCCTCCAGGACGTGCTGGTCGACGGCCCGCTGGAGATCACCATGCACGAGGGCTTCGACTTCTGGCTCGACCCGGGCGCCACCGACGACCCGAACGTCCAGGCGTCCCTGGAGCGGGCCAACGCGGCGATCTACCCGACGGTGCGGCTGGCGGCGGCCAGGGCCGCCTACTGGTGCCAGGTGCCGGAGAAGGCCCACGTGCGTTGGGTGCTGCCCGAGGACGAGGACGCCGCGCTGGACGCCCTGTCCCGGCTGAGCGTGGCCGGCACGCTGACCCTCGGCGACGACACCCGCTTCGCCGGGATGTTCCGGGCGCACGGGCGACTCGTCCCGGTGTGGGACCTGCCGGAGGACGTCGCCGCGGCCGAGTGGGAGGGCCCGGTGGCGGAGTTCGCCAAGCGCTACGCCGAGGCCTTGGCGGAGTCGGAGCCGCTGGACGCGGCGGGCCGCCGCGCCCGGCACGGCCTGCTCGGTCGCCAGCTCACCCTGCGCTGACACCTCCGCCGAAGGCCGCCGGGGGACGGCGCGGCCTACCGCGGGTCGCGCGCACCGGCGGCCCGGAAGGCGCGGCCTGCCGCAGGTCGCGCCGGTCCGCGGTCCCGTAGGCAACCGGTCAGCGGCGCAGCGGTTCGCGGGTCAGCGGGCAGGACATGCAGCGCGGCCCGCCCCGGCCCGAGCCCAGCTCCGAGCCGGCGATCGGGATCACCTCGATCCCGGCCCGTTCCAGCTGGGCGTTGGTCTCGACGTTGCGCTCGTACCCGACGCAGAGCCGGGGGGCCAGGGCGAGGGTGTTGTTGCCGTCGTCCCACTGCTCCCGCTCGGCGGTGACCGGGTCCAGCCCGGTGTCGATAACCCGGAGCTGGTCGAGGTCCATCGCGTCGGCGGCGGCGCGCAGGAAGGGCGCGGGTCCGTCGACCCGCGGGTCCTCGCCGTCCGCGCCGGCGATCACGGTGTACGCGGAGAGCGTGCTGGCGATGTTCGGGTACATCAGCACGGCGTCGACGTCGACCATGGTGCAGACCGTGTCCAGGTGCATGGTGGCCCGTTCCTGGGCGATCGGCACCACCAGCACGGTGTGTGCCAGGCCCGCGGCGAAGACCTGCCGGGCCAGCCGCTCGGCGCCCGCCGGGGTGGTCCGCTCGCCGACGCCGACGGCGAGGACGCCCGGGGCGAGCAGCAGCACGTCGCCGCCCTCCAGGTGCTCCAGTTCGGGGTGGTACACGAAATCGGTGCCGGCGAAGCGCGGGTGGTGCCGGTAGATCGCGTCGGTGAGTGTGGTCTCCCGACGCCGGGCCGGCATGGCCAGGCTGGTCACCCCGACCCGGTCGCCGATCCACAGTGACGAGTCCCGCGTGAAGAGCAGGTTCGGCAGCGGGTCGATGACGAAGTCGTGCCGGTCCATCAGGGTGTAGACCAGGCCGCCGGGGCGTTCCCGGCTGATCCGGAGTTCCTCGTGGGCCAGACCGGCGGTGAGCACGTCGGCCAGCGCCGCCGGATCGAGGTAGGTGAGGTGGTCGGCCACCCGGCGACGCAGTGAGTCGCCCAGCCGGGGCGAGGAGAGCACCTGGGCGGTGAGTTCGGCGCGGGCGTCCGGGATGGCGAGCGTCTCGGCGAGCAGTGTGGAGAGATAGAGCACCTCCACCCCGCGGGAGCGCAGCTGGGCGGCGAAGGCGTCGTGCTCCTCCTGCGCGCGTCCCACCCATGGGATAGCGTCGAAGAGCAGTGAGTCGTTGTTGCGGGGGGTGAGCCGGGCGAGTTCGGGGCCGGGTCGGTGCAGCAGGACGGCACCGAGCCGACCGACCTCGCTGTCCACGTAGTGGGTCACCCTCGCAGCGTAGGACAGGCTTCCGCACCATCCGGCAAAAGAACTGGGGATGAATATGGCATTCATCCGCAGTCATTCCGGTGCTCCAACTTGCCGAGCCCCGGTGGTGACAACGTAGTGTAGTGGGGACATAACTTCGAGGGACCTTTTGCCGGAGGTCGCGATGACTGTCTTTCCCGCACGCCGAGCCGTGACGACCCCGCGGGCACTGCCGCCCGTGGCGCCGCCACCCCGGGCCGAGTCGCCCACGGCGCTCGAACCCGTACGCCCAGGGCCGTTGCAGTGGGCACGCCGCCGCCGCGCCGAGCGGGGTGCCCGCCGGCTGGAGGCGGCCGGAGCCCGCGCGGTGGGTCAACTCGACCACCTCGGTCCCGCGTGGCACGTCATCGAGTGGCCGCGTACGGACGTTCCGGACGTGCTGCTGGAGCACGGCCAGGAGGACCGCGCCGGCTTCCTCGCCATCGGCCCGAGCGGCCTCTTCGCGGTGACCATCGCCGACCACGGCCGGGCCCGCGTCCTGGTGGCGGGTGACGTCGTCCAGATCAACGGCAAGCGCCCGCCGTACGTGGCCGAGGCCCGTCGCGATGCCAAGCGGGCGAGCAAGGCGCTCTCCGACGCGGTCGGGCTGACCATTCCGGTGACGCCGGTGCTGACCTTCGTCGGCTCCGGCGTCATCAGCGTGTACGGCCTGCCGAAGGACTGTCTGATGGCGACCCACCGGGAGCTCGACCGACTCCTCGTCGCCGGGGGCAGCCGGATCAGCCCGGCCACCGCGGAAAAGCTCTCCCGGGTCGCCCAGTCCCCCGCGACCTGGCTCAACGGCACCTACCGACCCGCCGCCGACTACCGGTGGTACGACGAGGGCCGAACGGCCGCTGACAAGCCGGCCGCCCGCCGGTAACGTCTCCGGGTACGCCACGCGGCTCCCGTCCCGCTGGGCAGCGCCACCGAACCGCCGTCGCCGGCCCCGCAACCGGGGCCGTCCGGCAACCGGTGTGCACCTGGCTTCGCCACGCGGACGGGCGGCCCTCGTAGCGACCGGCTAGCGTGGACGGACGCCCGGTGTACGGAGGAGGCTCGGTGGCCCACGTCGAACTCTCACTGTCGGAAGTGTTCGCGCCCGAGGCGCGGAGCTCGACAGGGCGGGGTTCCGACAGCCTGGGCCGCTGGGCGGAGACGGTCAGCGAGGCGGACGAGCCGTGCCTGCTGATCGACGCCGGG
Protein-coding sequences here:
- a CDS encoding ATP-binding protein, which translates into the protein MVVPHHGTGARLARHRLADELADLVPPPLLADLVAVLAELVGNAVRHADPLPGGVVRVAWRLRPGPTGPAVQLRVTDGGSGAGPRMRTASPDAIDGRGLHIVSGLASRWGVDRDGLGQSVWAEFDPTGTARPDLVAAG
- a CDS encoding DUF5926 family protein, yielding MSKRRKSQRAVEATPKREKVRDIFVPRPFEGLADEPEWIALRELVPAASAPLRLAPQLVEEYGDRPVVLATVLPMAAPAMTKEDGRVFIGLQRHQQSGDVSRDLADALISALRVEPGQPVTVPPLPGPGPRLQDVLVDGPLEITMHEGFDFWLDPGATDDPNVQASLERANAAIYPTVRLAAARAAYWCQVPEKAHVRWVLPEDEDAALDALSRLSVAGTLTLGDDTRFAGMFRAHGRLVPVWDLPEDVAAAEWEGPVAEFAKRYAEALAESEPLDAAGRRARHGLLGRQLTLR
- a CDS encoding arginine deiminase; the encoded protein is MTHYVDSEVGRLGAVLLHRPGPELARLTPRNNDSLLFDAIPWVGRAQEEHDAFAAQLRSRGVEVLYLSTLLAETLAIPDARAELTAQVLSSPRLGDSLRRRVADHLTYLDPAALADVLTAGLAHEELRISRERPGGLVYTLMDRHDFVIDPLPNLLFTRDSSLWIGDRVGVTSLAMPARRRETTLTDAIYRHHPRFAGTDFVYHPELEHLEGGDVLLLAPGVLAVGVGERTTPAGAERLARQVFAAGLAHTVLVVPIAQERATMHLDTVCTMVDVDAVLMYPNIASTLSAYTVIAGADGEDPRVDGPAPFLRAAADAMDLDQLRVIDTGLDPVTAEREQWDDGNNTLALAPRLCVGYERNVETNAQLERAGIEVIPIAGSELGSGRGGPRCMSCPLTREPLRR